One window of Methanospirillum lacunae genomic DNA carries:
- a CDS encoding homocitrate synthase family protein has protein sequence MKPWHVEICDVTLRDGEQTPGVSFTLEEKQDIAQRLDATGVEVIEAGFPIVSVHEKEIVRSVSRMGLDAKICGLSRACREDVDAALDAEVDMIGLFVATSDLHIKHKYKKSREEVVANALTQCDYAIDHGLIVRFGAEDASRTPLPVLIDIYRQAAEHKASYVTFADTTGRLTPLEVATIIPELVRNVPVPIAMHSHNDLGCATANTIIAAELGAYQLHTTVNGLGERAGNASLEEVLVTLALKGGISRYDMTQIPALSKKIQQYTGIMMPATKPVVGSNAFAHESGIHIAAILENPETYEFVPPQLLGLDRQFILGKHTGKRALTHILTTFGYQLPDDEIMKVLEEIKKQSEGKCVISPQILQDIIRNETGKEIINGNSVREDTGCSGRKF, from the coding sequence ATGAAACCGTGGCATGTTGAGATCTGTGACGTAACACTCCGCGACGGTGAACAGACCCCCGGAGTCTCGTTCACACTTGAAGAAAAGCAGGATATCGCTCAGCGCCTTGACGCAACCGGTGTCGAGGTGATAGAGGCCGGATTTCCAATCGTTTCGGTCCATGAAAAGGAGATTGTGCGATCTGTCTCCCGAATGGGCCTTGATGCAAAGATATGCGGACTTTCACGAGCTTGTCGTGAGGATGTTGATGCAGCCCTTGATGCCGAAGTTGACATGATCGGTCTGTTTGTAGCCACATCAGACCTCCATATCAAACATAAATACAAAAAGTCTCGGGAAGAGGTTGTTGCAAATGCCCTCACGCAATGTGATTACGCCATTGATCACGGACTCATTGTCAGGTTCGGTGCCGAGGATGCTTCCCGGACACCACTTCCGGTTCTCATAGACATCTACAGGCAGGCTGCAGAGCATAAGGCTAGTTATGTCACCTTTGCAGACACCACCGGACGACTTACCCCACTTGAGGTAGCCACAATCATCCCTGAACTCGTCAGGAATGTACCGGTTCCGATAGCGATGCATAGTCATAATGACCTTGGATGTGCCACGGCAAACACAATCATCGCAGCCGAGCTTGGTGCCTACCAGTTGCACACAACGGTGAACGGGCTTGGTGAGCGGGCTGGAAACGCCAGCCTCGAAGAGGTGCTTGTTACACTCGCTCTGAAAGGAGGAATCAGCCGGTATGATATGACCCAGATTCCTGCTCTTTCTAAGAAGATCCAGCAGTATACCGGGATCATGATGCCTGCGACCAAGCCGGTGGTCGGGTCAAATGCATTTGCACATGAGAGTGGGATTCACATCGCTGCTATTCTAGAAAATCCTGAAACGTACGAGTTTGTTCCGCCGCAGCTCCTTGGACTGGATCGGCAGTTCATTCTTGGAAAACACACCGGAAAACGAGCCCTCACTCACATTCTCACGACATTCGGGTATCAACTCCCTGATGATGAGATCATGAAAGTTCTTGAAGAGATCAAGAAACAGAGCGAAGGCAAGTGTGTCATATCCCCACAGATTCTGCAGGATATCATTCGAAACGAAACCGGAAAGGAGATTATCAATGGAAACTCTGTCAGAGAAGATACTGGGTGCTCAGGCCGGAAGTTTTAG
- a CDS encoding thiamine pyrophosphate-dependent enzyme translates to MRYDPGEGMMSPGESGEDLLVRTIRSCTDRIYAVPGYPVSSLADRSGAKLVINEKVALELAIGDSLAGRRACVIVKHVGMNALVDPLVHATFQGIRAGVIIICGDDPTAKNTMTVQDSRYFGLVASIPVLSGISESGVSDALCASEQYSRVALLRVSAEEISQPANTSPSGLVCPENNPATGLADPALTMYGRAVRAAAGSTLIQKAGLAPHPLPPVQSSSAPQNRKERGSTLGLCADCPFRSMFELMAKKGMSAVCDTGCSLIAMNPPYSFGVACYGMGSAVAVAASSGNAALIGDYALLHSGLQGLMEVYQEGLPLLCIVMVNQCMGMTGGQPVPDPLPYLGFAHPQVCDVKDLKHLEELLTIPKRPMTVLVYGSCPEEIDHETVAC, encoded by the coding sequence ATGCGATATGATCCCGGGGAGGGAATGATGTCTCCCGGTGAATCAGGTGAAGATCTGCTTGTTCGCACCATCAGGTCGTGTACTGACCGAATCTATGCGGTTCCCGGCTATCCGGTATCTTCTCTGGCAGACCGGTCTGGTGCAAAGCTTGTCATCAACGAAAAAGTTGCCCTTGAACTGGCAATTGGTGATTCCCTGGCTGGCAGACGTGCCTGTGTTATCGTGAAACATGTAGGTATGAATGCCCTTGTCGATCCCCTGGTACATGCGACATTTCAGGGTATCAGAGCCGGTGTTATCATCATTTGCGGTGATGACCCGACCGCGAAAAACACCATGACCGTACAGGACTCCCGGTACTTTGGCCTGGTTGCTTCCATTCCTGTTCTTTCAGGTATTTCAGAGTCAGGAGTCAGCGATGCCTTATGTGCCTCCGAGCAGTATTCACGGGTTGCTCTTTTGCGGGTCAGTGCAGAAGAGATAAGTCAGCCTGCCAATACCTCACCTTCTGGATTAGTTTGTCCGGAAAACAACCCGGCCACAGGTCTTGCTGATCCTGCCCTGACGATGTACGGCAGAGCAGTCCGTGCAGCTGCAGGTTCTACCCTCATACAGAAAGCGGGTCTTGCACCACATCCTCTTCCTCCGGTTCAGTCATCATCAGCACCGCAGAACCGGAAAGAGCGTGGCAGCACTCTAGGTCTTTGTGCTGACTGTCCGTTCAGATCGATGTTTGAACTGATGGCAAAGAAAGGAATGTCAGCAGTCTGCGATACCGGTTGCAGTCTTATTGCAATGAACCCACCCTACTCGTTTGGGGTCGCTTGCTACGGCATGGGCTCGGCTGTCGCAGTTGCTGCATCTTCCGGTAATGCTGCACTGATTGGGGATTACGCTCTTTTACATTCTGGGCTGCAGGGACTGATGGAAGTATACCAGGAAGGGTTGCCTCTCCTCTGCATTGTGATGGTAAACCAGTGTATGGGAATGACTGGTGGTCAGCCGGTCCCTGATCCCCTGCCATACCTGGGCTTTGCTCATCCGCAGGTCTGTGATGTAAAAGACCTGAAACATCTCGAAGAATTGTTAACCATCCCAAAACGGCCGATGACAGTACTTGTCTATGGCTCTTGTCCTGAGGAGATTGATCATGAAACCGTGGCATGTTGA
- a CDS encoding aconitase/3-isopropylmalate dehydratase large subunit family protein, whose translation METLSEKILGAQAGSFSDKQIDKAFCHDGTGIQAKIIYDEMGAPGIVNPEACYVIYDHIAPANTSQTADLHRELRDFATKSGMHFSDIGGGICHQYMAEGRVLPGEVVIGADSHSCTLGALGAFATGVGASDMAGIWVSGETWLRVPESIALYISGTLGKGVEYKDLALCYVANLGMDGATYKSLEFRVDSTSEIPMEGRLTLSNMAVEAGAKTGLWYADRITREYLARYGQTCQDQKPHDEPFYTQEIWWELDDLEPCLAVPHRVDTVKSVSELAGTPLDQVFIGTCTNGRFEDLARAAAILDGKSVAVRTIVVPASQADYLQAATSGVLATLVAAGCTVCSPGCGPCLGAHMGVLGDGEVGLSTANRNFRNRMGVGASYYLSSPSTAAASAIAGEIADPREAV comes from the coding sequence ATGGAAACTCTGTCAGAGAAGATACTGGGTGCTCAGGCCGGAAGTTTTAGTGACAAACAGATTGACAAAGCATTCTGTCATGACGGTACCGGTATTCAGGCCAAGATAATTTATGATGAAATGGGAGCTCCGGGGATTGTAAACCCTGAAGCCTGCTATGTGATTTATGATCACATCGCCCCTGCCAATACCAGCCAGACTGCTGATCTTCACCGTGAACTCCGGGATTTTGCAACAAAGTCCGGTATGCACTTCTCTGACATCGGTGGTGGTATCTGTCACCAGTACATGGCTGAAGGACGTGTTCTTCCCGGTGAAGTTGTCATTGGTGCTGATTCACATTCCTGTACACTTGGGGCCCTTGGTGCATTTGCGACCGGAGTCGGGGCTAGTGATATGGCAGGAATCTGGGTATCAGGAGAGACATGGCTCCGGGTTCCTGAAAGCATTGCACTCTACATCTCCGGGACTTTGGGAAAAGGTGTTGAGTACAAGGATCTTGCACTCTGTTATGTTGCAAATCTGGGGATGGATGGTGCTACGTACAAGAGCCTTGAGTTTCGTGTTGATTCGACATCAGAAATCCCAATGGAAGGCAGGCTCACGCTTAGTAACATGGCTGTTGAAGCCGGGGCAAAGACCGGTCTCTGGTATGCAGACAGAATTACCCGGGAATACCTTGCCAGATACGGGCAGACCTGCCAGGATCAAAAACCTCACGATGAACCGTTTTATACTCAAGAGATTTGGTGGGAGCTTGATGACTTAGAACCGTGTCTTGCTGTTCCCCACCGGGTTGATACCGTAAAATCCGTATCTGAACTTGCAGGAACCCCTCTCGATCAGGTCTTTATCGGGACCTGTACGAATGGGAGGTTTGAAGACCTGGCCCGTGCAGCAGCAATTCTGGATGGGAAATCTGTGGCAGTCAGAACCATTGTTGTTCCTGCATCACAAGCTGATTACCTGCAGGCTGCCACATCGGGTGTTTTGGCAACCCTTGTTGCTGCCGGTTGCACGGTGTGTTCTCCCGGGTGTGGGCCATGTCTTGGTGCTCATATGGGAGTGCTTGGCGATGGAGAGGTCGGGCTCTCAACTGCGAACCGGAACTTTAGAAATCGGATGGGTGTTGGTGCATCCTATTACCTCTCTTCGCCATCAACTGCAGCAGCCAGTGCAATAGCAGGGGAGATTGCTGATCCCAGGGAGGCTGTATGA
- a CDS encoding DUF7714 family protein, with protein sequence MIFPPHCKCVGYAGEKPVGDQVYFLSQYLLHEVPEGFEILSVEAGEGSGMMRPVKSVSLIASADEVYQYPERVILHNRGDLIRRAAETGKRCTIFTGIDEHKTFVCDPDPGALSTVHVYDVTPPRAHLAETIRALEATGLFGELEIQFEYHVRDIRETGADVFPCRAGGFSRTIDSDHLTGSEQVAGCMTARQVLSDCYGKDFPVIDICPANAAHEELFIARCCRAERTGVQTINGKYGVVVHWGASPKQIADAVYELMNERKNR encoded by the coding sequence ATGATCTTTCCACCGCATTGCAAATGTGTCGGGTATGCAGGTGAAAAACCGGTAGGTGATCAGGTCTATTTTCTCTCACAGTACCTCCTTCACGAGGTCCCGGAAGGTTTTGAGATCCTCTCTGTCGAGGCAGGGGAAGGGTCCGGTATGATGAGGCCGGTTAAATCGGTGAGTCTGATTGCATCTGCTGATGAGGTCTATCAGTACCCGGAGCGGGTGATTTTGCATAACCGGGGTGACCTGATTCGCCGGGCTGCAGAGACCGGAAAACGATGTACCATTTTTACCGGCATTGACGAGCACAAGACCTTCGTCTGTGATCCTGATCCTGGAGCCCTCTCTACAGTCCATGTGTATGATGTGACACCACCGAGAGCCCATCTTGCAGAGACCATCAGGGCACTTGAGGCAACCGGACTCTTTGGTGAATTAGAGATCCAGTTTGAGTATCATGTCCGGGATATCAGGGAGACCGGAGCAGATGTCTTTCCCTGCCGGGCTGGAGGTTTTTCCAGGACAATTGATTCAGATCACCTCACCGGTAGTGAACAGGTTGCAGGATGTATGACTGCACGGCAGGTCCTTTCTGATTGTTATGGCAAAGACTTCCCGGTTATTGATATATGTCCGGCAAATGCCGCTCACGAAGAACTGTTCATTGCCCGGTGCTGCAGGGCTGAACGGACGGGAGTTCAGACAATAAACGGGAAGTATGGCGTGGTTGTACACTGGGGAGCCTCTCCGAAACAGATTGCAGATGCGGTGTATGAATTGATGAATGAGAGGAAAAACAGATGA
- a CDS encoding LeuD/DmdB family oxidoreductase small subunit yields MAGSGPAVCIGEDIDTDLVIAGRYLRTKDRSVWAEHAFEDLDPTIAPRLKGCVLVAGKNMGCGSSREQAVMALREAGVLAVVAPSFARIFFRNCINVGIPVLECEEFPCTNGEMVTYDCRTGMMRTDRVTRECLSLSPRMQEILEAGGLVEYWKRRLSR; encoded by the coding sequence ATTGCAGGTTCTGGTCCGGCTGTCTGCATCGGGGAGGATATTGATACAGACCTTGTCATTGCAGGCAGGTATCTCAGAACCAAAGATCGAAGCGTCTGGGCTGAACATGCCTTTGAAGATCTGGATCCCACCATTGCACCCCGTCTGAAAGGATGTGTGCTTGTTGCAGGCAAGAATATGGGGTGTGGGTCCTCTCGTGAGCAGGCGGTTATGGCCCTGCGTGAGGCTGGAGTTCTTGCTGTTGTTGCCCCTTCGTTTGCACGGATATTTTTCAGGAATTGTATTAACGTAGGCATTCCGGTGCTTGAATGTGAAGAATTCCCCTGTACAAACGGAGAGATGGTTACGTATGACTGTAGGACCGGGATGATGAGAACAGACAGGGTAACACGTGAATGTCTCTCACTCTCACCCAGGATGCAGGAGATCCTGGAGGCCGGTGGTCTTGTAGAGTACTGGAAAAGGAGACTTTCCAGATGA